CAGGTAGAATTTGCAGAAGCGGTCCGTAAAGGTGCGGGTATCATGACTGGCGCTGTTGGGATTATCACGATGCCCGAACAGGCTCAAAGAATAATAGCGGACGAAAGGGCCGACATTGTGCTGCTGGCCCGTGAACTGCTGCGTGACCCTTATTTCCCCTTGCACGCAGCTAAAGCGCTTGGAGAAGATATCAAATGGCCGGTGCAGTATGAGAGAGCGAAAAGGTAGTTGTTGTAGGTTGTAAGTTGCAGGTTGTGGGTTGCAGGACGAAAGAATTAGGATTTATGCAAGTTTAACCTACAACTCATATAGCATTTAGTCCTGCAACCCATAACACAGAACTCACAACTCATTTAGCTTCCCGCGAGCATCTGCTGGCCTGCGCCAAAATGGCTTACTGCTGATGCTTCATCCAGATAAGACGACGCATATTTAACAGTAGCCGGGCCATTGATAAATAAAGTTGTTTTGTCCTTAATTGTATTGATGATAGCAGGGGTCAGCTCAACAGGAACCGCGGGACAACCATAACTTCTGCCGAGGCGTCCGTGCTGTTTAATAAAATCTGAGCTAACATATTCGGCTCCGTGTACCACTACGGCTCTGTTCAGAGCATTTGTATTGAACCCTTCATCCATCCCGTTTAAGCGGAGGGAAAGACCGTGTTTTCCATGGTAAGTGTTGCTTGTGATGTAAAAACCAAGACTGCTCTGGTGCGATTCGGAAGTATTGGAAAAGCCCGTTGCGAGGTTATCGCCGCTCCCCTG
The window above is part of the Arcticibacter tournemirensis genome. Proteins encoded here:
- a CDS encoding murein L,D-transpeptidase catalytic domain family protein, whose product is MRKRIFKGATYIILALGITALSWSLKDDTTTITQNTKDSTGKVSVITKPVSATEAFDTYISEIYTTAKLDVSGLDFDVFRKAVTGYFNFRTSGLVSSDKQIISIADFNRPSTMKRLWIVDLASKKLLFNTLVAHGQGSGDNLATGFSNTSESHQSSLGFYITSNTYHGKHGLSLRLNGMDEGFNTNALNRAVVVHGAEYVSSDFIKQHGRLGRSYGCPAVPVELTPAIINTIKDKTTLFINGPATVKYASSYLDEASAVSHFGAGQQMLAGS